The genome window TAGCAAGTTTAATTTGGGCTATCGCCTTAGGATATGCTGGTTTTATTTTTGGTAACACTTTAAAAGAAGCTTTTGAAGTATTTTCAAACTATCCTTATATCGCACCTGCTTTTATAATCACTTTAATTTTTATTATATGGTTATATTTATCACGTTTTTCTAAGAAAAAATGATTTTTCAATTCTCTATAAAACACCCTTATAGAGAATTTTTGATTTTATTATCGTGTTTTTTGATCATTTTTAGTCTAAATCTTATTTATGAGTATAAAAAATATCAAAATTTTAAACTTAGTAAGCATTTGCTATTAAAAGACAACACTGTTTTATCTTACTACCCAAAAAGCAACAAAAAAGGTAAAAAATACCATGTAATAAAACTTAAAAATTCGGAATTTATTTTTTACACCACAAGTTTTAAGGATCTTAACCTAAGTCAAAACGACACGATTCATCTTAGAATTATTACCAAAAATATCAGCTTCAAAGAGTATCTAAGTAAAAGTTTTTTTGCGCCAAGTTATGGTTGGATTAAAAGTCAAAACAAAAAAGAAAAAGCTATTGTGGAGTATTTTCTCCATCAACATACAAATGAAAAAATTAAAGAATTCTATGGGGCTTTATTTTTTGCCAAAGGCATATCAAATGAACTTAGAAATGATGTGAATTTTTACAATATTGCTCATTTAATTGCAATTAGTGGATACCATTTAGGGTTGTTATTTGGATTTTGTTTTTTCATTCTTGCTCCGCTGTATGCTTTTTTTCACAAGCGGTATTTTCCTTACAGAAGCTTAAAACTTGATCTTAGCATTATTGCTTTTTCACTTTTATTTTTATATGCTTTTTTAATCGACTTTAGCCCTTCTTATATAAGAGCTTTGCTTATGAGTCTTTTTGCCTTTTATCTTTATAGCAAACATATCAAAATACTAAGCTTTAAATTTTTGTTTTTAAGTGTGGCGTTTTGTGTGAGTATCTTTCCAAAACTACTTTTTAGTATAGGATTTTTATTTTCTATTTTAGGTGTTTTTTATATTTATTTATATTTTCATCATTTTAAAAGTTATTTTTCAAACTTTACTCATGCTGTTTTAATTAATATTTGGACCTTTCTTGCTATGATTATCCCTGTATTACATTTCTTTCCTTTGTTGAGTTTTCAGCAGTTTTTAGCCATACCACTTAGCTTGGCTTTTATTGTTTTTTATCCACTTAGTTTACTTTTACATGTTTTCTCTTATGGGAATTTGCTAGATATATTGTTGTTGTATTTTTTTGAATTTAAAATGCCTAGTGTCAATTTTCCTATTTCATCGACTTATTATATAGTCTATTTGGTTTTATCCTTAATGAGTATTTTTTCTAGATACCTAGCTCTTTTTGTAGTTTCTCTTGGGTTTATTCCCTTTGTTTTCTTGATTTAAAAACAAATACGTTTTCAAGCCTAAAAGATAAATAATCCAAGAAATATAAATCCACAAAAAGAAAAATAAAATCACCGAGAAAGAACCATACACATTTAAATAAGTCTTATTATACACCGCATAATAAACAAATACCATTTTAGAAATATACCAAATCACAGAAGCACCAAAAGAGCTAACAAGCAAAGCTTTTAAATCCCCTTTCTTGCTAACCGAACTTGAATAAGATACAAAAAATAAAGCCCAAATAATCACATAAGGCAATACCTCAAAAAAATTCAAAGTAATATTAAATTCATCTAAAGTTTGTTGTATAAAACCTGAGATATAAAAACTCACTCCAAGCCCAAGTGGAGTTAAAGTTGCCAAAGTCCAATAAGAACTAATACTATGCCAAAGACTTTTTGAATCTTCTTGCAAAAGCTTGTTGATCACATAATCATAACCTGAAAAAAACGCCAACGAAGTCAATGCCATAGCCAAAAGCCCGATCAGCCCTAAATTGACACTGTTTTTTAAAAAAGTGTTGATGTATTGTGTAATCAAATCTTGCTGTGTTGGAATCAAAAAAGTGAAAATTAAATTTTTAATTTTTTCTTGATAAATTTCAAAACTCGGAATTTGCGTAAAAACCCAAAAACATAAAAATAAAAGTGGTATTAACGACAAAATCGTATAAAAACTTAAAGCTGCTGCATAATTTAAAATTTCTTTATCTCTTAGCGCAAAAAGAATTTTGATTATGTTTTTAAAAGTCATCAAAGTCCCATTTTGAAAGGATTAAGTATATTATTTGGATCAAATGCCTTTTTGATATTTCTCATTAGCTCCATTTCAGCTTCATTAAAGGCTAGTTTCATAAAAGGAGC of Campylobacter sp. 2014D-0216 contains these proteins:
- a CDS encoding YihY/virulence factor BrkB family protein, with amino-acid sequence MTFKNIIKILFALRDKEILNYAAALSFYTILSLIPLLFLCFWVFTQIPSFEIYQEKIKNLIFTFLIPTQQDLITQYINTFLKNSVNLGLIGLLAMALTSLAFFSGYDYVINKLLQEDSKSLWHSISSYWTLATLTPLGLGVSFYISGFIQQTLDEFNITLNFFEVLPYVIIWALFFVSYSSSVSKKGDLKALLVSSFGASVIWYISKMVFVYYAVYNKTYLNVYGSFSVILFFFLWIYISWIIYLLGLKTYLFLNQENKGNKPKRNYKKS
- a CDS encoding ComEC/Rec2 family competence protein, which produces MIFQFSIKHPYREFLILLSCFLIIFSLNLIYEYKKYQNFKLSKHLLLKDNTVLSYYPKSNKKGKKYHVIKLKNSEFIFYTTSFKDLNLSQNDTIHLRIITKNISFKEYLSKSFFAPSYGWIKSQNKKEKAIVEYFLHQHTNEKIKEFYGALFFAKGISNELRNDVNFYNIAHLIAISGYHLGLLFGFCFFILAPLYAFFHKRYFPYRSLKLDLSIIAFSLLFLYAFLIDFSPSYIRALLMSLFAFYLYSKHIKILSFKFLFLSVAFCVSIFPKLLFSIGFLFSILGVFYIYLYFHHFKSYFSNFTHAVLINIWTFLAMIIPVLHFFPLLSFQQFLAIPLSLAFIVFYPLSLLLHVFSYGNLLDILLLYFFEFKMPSVNFPISSTYYIVYLVLSLMSIFSRYLALFVVSLGFIPFVFLI